Part of the Sulfitobacter donghicola DSW-25 = KCTC 12864 = JCM 14565 genome, CGCCTGCGCCAGCCCACGGGTGGCGCGCCATGACGAGTTATGGGATTTGTCGATTGCACATATGGACTGCGATGCCTTTTACGCCTCGGTCGAGAAACGTGATGACCCCAGCCTAGAAGGCAAACCCGTTATCATCGGCGGCGGCAAACGCGGGGTGGTGTCGACCGCTTGCTATGTTGCGCGTATCAGAGGCGTTCGATCCGCGATGCCCATGTTTCAAGCGCTAAAGCTCTGCCCCGAAGCCGTTGTCATCCCCCCTCGCATGAACGAATACGTCAAAGCTTCCCGCGCCATTCGGGCGATGATGGAGGAATTGACCCCAGCAATTGAACCCTTGTCCTTGGACGAGGCGTTTTTGGATATGCGCGGCACCACCAAATTGCACGGCGCCCCGCCAGCCGTAATGCTGGCCCACCTTGTCCGCAGGATGAAAAACGAATTGGGCCTGACCGGGTCCATTGGCCTGAGCCACAACAAATTCCTCGCCAAAGTCGCGTCGGATCTGGACAAACCCCACGGGTTTTCCGTGATCGGCAAAGCCGAAACAGCGGATTTTTTAAGGGATAAACCCGTTCGCATGATCTGGGGCGTTGGCCCTGCTGGCCAAGCATCCCTAGAAAAGGCTGGCATCCGCAGCTTTTCCGACCTGCTGCGGTGGGAGCAAACAGATTTAATTGCCCGTTTCGGCAGTATGGGCGAACGCCTTTACCACCTTGCCCGTGGCGAAGACCGCCGTCGCGTTTCAGCCCATGCGCCTGTGAAATCGATTTCTAAAGAAACCACCTTCTTTGAAGATACCTCGGACGCGGATCTGCTGGATGGTCATATCTGGCGGTTAGCTGAACAAGTAGCTGACCGCGCAAAGGCCAAAGGGTTGGCTGGCCGTGTGGTTACACTCAAACTAAAACGCGCAAATCATAGCTCCCTCACGCGCCGCGTGGCGCTGAGCGATCCCACCCAATTGGCCGACCGAATTTATCGAACCGCACGCGGTTTGTTTGATCAGGTTGGGAACCAAGGGCCATACCGCCTGATTGGCTGTGGGATATCGGAACTCAGCGATGCTGCGGATGCGGATAAATTGGGGGACCTTTTGGACCCAGACGCCGCGCGCCGATCAGATGCGGAACGCGCAACAGATGCCATCAGGGATAAATTCGGGGCAAAGGCAATCGTAAAGGGTCGCGCCTTTCGCTAGCTTACTCAGCCGCCAAGGGGATCCGACCTTGGCCAATCTTGGCGACCTCTTCAACGACGTTTTGAAGGGCCGCGCGTACGGCTTCAAAATCGCCGTTTGGGCGAATCAACTGTTCGTTCATGTAAAGGGAACGATCAATCTCGACCTGCACGGCATGTTGCCCTTTGGCCGGTTTTCCATAAGCTTGGGTAATATAGGCACCTGCAAAGGGTGCATTTCGCGTCACGACAAACCCCGCCTCGACAAATGCGGCTTCGATCCGGTCCACCACTTCGCCGCTGGCCGCCGCGCCAAACCTGTCACCCAAAACAACATCAGGCCGACGGATACCGCTGCGCGCAACGCCGTCCATCGCCTCATGCGGCATCGAATGGCAGTCAATCAGAACAGTTTGCCCATGACGGTTCTGCGCCGCAGTCAAAAGCGCCTGAAGGCGTTCGTGATACGGCTCCCAATACTTCGCAATCCGCTCTTGCGCCTCATTCAAAGGCATTTTCCCGCGATAAATCGCCCGCCCGTTTGCCACAACACGGGGAATAACGCCCAATCCCGATGCGATCCGCGGGTTATGCCCAACGCGGCGAACACCCTCGATCAAAGCGGGGTCCAGTTCATCACGCGCGCGATTCAAATCAACAAACGACCGCGGCGCGCCTGCTTTGATAAAGGCAGCGCCATAGTTTGGTGCGCAATCAAACAACTGATCTACAAAGGCATCTTCGGACGAACGGATCGCATGTTCGTTCAAAACGGTCTTGCGCATAAAGGACCACGCATAATCCCGCCCCGAATGAGGCGAGGCAAAAACCACGCAAGAAGCAGGCGTATTTGGCAATAAAACATCAAAAGCTGCGGCGGGCATATTGGTCTCCTTCGTAATAAAAGACATAGCGCACTTTATAACAAAGCCAAAAGCCCTTGATCACACTGCCGACTCCTTTTATAGCACGCGGACGGCGCGGTGTTTTCGCGCCCCATTTTTGTTTGGGGCCAAAGAATCGCGTTCATATAAGTGGGTGATTAGCTCAGCGGTAGAGCACTTCGTTGACATCGAAGGGGTCACTGGTTCGATCCCAGTATCGCCCACCATGTATTCACTGGCCCTTTGGCATTTGCCACTGGGTCGCCCGTAACCCGGCGCAGGCCCGCGCCACAACTTGGAAGGATTGGACCTATGAAAGTTCGCAATTCACTCCGCTCGCTCAAGAATCGGCACCGCGACTGCCGTGTTGTGCGTCGCAAAGGCCGCGTATACGTGATCAACAAAACACAAAAGCGCTTTAAAGCCCGTCAGGGTTAAGCACAGCTGTTAAAGTTGTTTAAAAAGGCTGCTCCCTCGCTGGGGCGGCCTTTTTGCCGTTAAGGAACGATAAAACCGTTCACATCTGTTTGATTATTTCGCTACGTCGAAAATTGATTTTCCTCTGGCGCTTGTAGCATTCCTAAGCCAGCCTATTTGCCAATCACTCTCTCCCGAAAGGAAACTCTGATGGCAAACGATCTAACGTATACCCCACCGAAAGTCTGGGCGTGGGAAGCTGAAAGCGGTGGTAAGTTTGCCTCGATCAACCGCCCGATTGCTGGCCCGACTCATGATAAGGAACTGGAAGTCGGCAAACATCCGATCCAGCTTTACTCTCTCGCGACACCAAATGGCGTGAAGGTCACCATCCTTTTGGAAGAGCTTCTGGCCCTTGGGCATAGCGGTGCGGAATATGACGCATGGCTGGTAAACATCGGTGAAGGTGTTCAATTTGGTTCGGGTTTTGTTGACGTAAACCCGAATTCCAAAATCCCTGCCCTAATGGATCACTCTGGCGACACGCCCCAACGGGTGTTCGAAAGCGGTTCAATCCTGCTGTATCTCGCTGAAAAGTTCGACGCCTTTATTCCCAAAGACCCCGCACAGCGCACAGAAATGATGAGCTGGCTTTTCTGGCAAATGGGTTCAGCCCCCTATCTGGGCGGCGGATTTGGTCATTTTTATGCATATGCCCCTGAAAAGTACGAATACCCGATCAACCGCTTCACCATGGAAACGAAACGCCAGCTGGACGTGATGGACCGTCATTTGGCCGAAAACGAATGGTTCGCGGGCGAGTATTCGATTGCCGATATCGCGATCTGGGCATGGTATGGGCAGCTTGTTCTGGGGCGTTTGTACTCTGCGGCCGAATTCTTGGATGTCGCAAGCTATAAGAACGTCATGCGGTGGGCAGAGGCCATTGATGCGCGGCCTGCTGTTACCCGTGGGCGGATTGTGAACAAACCCTTTGGCGACGACCCTGCAATGCAGCTGAACGAACGCCACGATGCGTCGGACTTTGACACCAAAACCAACGACAAGATCGCAAAAGAATAACGTTGGGGGGCTTCGGCCCCCTAATTTTTTGGGCGCGGCGGATCAGCGGCGCCCAACCTGACGGCAAATCAGAATAACGGGCAACAGCCCCATCGCCACGATCACGAGGCTCGGCACCGCGGCACCTTCCAGTCGTTCGTCACTGGCCAATCTATAGGCCTGAACAGCAAGCGTATCAAAGTTGAACGGGCGCATGATGAGTGTTGCCGGTAGCTCCTTCATCACATCCACAAACACGATAAGCAGAGCAGTCAGCAAACTGGGTGCGAGGATCGGCAGATGAACGCGGCGCAATGTACCGATTGGCCCCTGCCCCAATGACCGCGAAGCAGCATCCATATTCACATGCACCATCGCCTGTCCGCCTTCGTAAGCCCCCAGCGCCGCTGCCAAAAACCGCACCATATAGGCAATGATCAGCAGCCAGATCGATCCCGTGATCAACAGCCCTGTCGAGATGTCAAAGGTGCTGCGCATCCAAGCATCCAGCGCATTATCAAATGTGGCAAAGGGAACCATGAGGCCAACCGCAATCACGCCCCCCGGAACGGCATAGCCCAAACGTGCAACATAAGCCGCAGCTTGCGATACCCGACTTGTCTTCATCCGCTGAAAGAACCCGATACAAATCGCAGCGCAAACAGTCACGATCGCCGCGATAGAGGCCAGCGTGGCCGAGTTCTGGATAAACCCCAGATACCTCTCGCTCAGCAAGTTCTGCTCTGATCCAAGCCCCATCGCAAAGAGCACAATGATTGGCAACGCCGCGCCAAACAACACAGGAACCGCGCACAACAACACCGCTAGAGCCGCCTTGCCCCCCTTTAGCTGAAGAGGCGGAGCAACCTTGGCGCGCCTTGAGGGATCATGATATTTTGCGTCCCCACGTTGCAGCCGCTCTAACATCGCCAGCAGCAAAGCAAAGCTCAGCAAACATAGGGCCAATTGCGCGGCGCCCACACGATCAAAGAGAGAAAACCAACTGGTGTAGATACCCGTCGCAAAGGTTTGAACGCCAAAATAGGCCACCGTGCCAAAATCGGCGATGGTTTCCATGACCGCCAGCAAAACGCCTCCGGCAATGGCGGGGCGGGCCAATGGCAGGCTAACCTTAAAAAAGGCAGCCCACGGCGAAGAGCCCAAGGCACGCGCCGCCAAAAAGGTCGTGCCGCTTTGTTGTAGGAATGCAGCCCGCGCCAGCAAGTAAACATATGGATACAGCACAAGAACCAACATCAGCGCCGCCCCCCCAAGAGAACGGATATCAGGGAACCAGTAATCGCGCGGCCCCCAGCCCGTTAGTGCCCTGAGGGATGTCTGAACAATGCCAGGGTGGTCCAAAACATGGGTATAGGCATAGGCCAACACATAGGCTGGAAACGCCAAAGGAAGGACCAGAGCGACCTCAAAAATCCGCACCCCAGGAAAACGGGTCATCGTAACAAGCCACGCAGCCCCAACCCCGATTGCAAATGTGCCCAAAGCGACCAGACAAACCAATGTTAGGGTAGTGCGTGTATACCCCTCTAAAACCGTATCGACCAAATGCTCAACGGTCTCGGTGCCACCAGAGACTGCGGCCAAAAGAACGGCCAACATCGGCAAGGCACACAGCCCCGCAATCAACAAAGCACCCCACGACAACGCGCGCGCGCCATCGGGTTTTATCTTTGAGGTTTTGGTCGTCAATTGAGCCATACCCCCATGTCGACCATTTTAGTAAGAAAGAAAAGTCCCTAGCGTAACCCTAGTCGTAACTACGCTGATCTTCGATCACCAAACCATCCTTTGGCAGGCTTCCCGGCGTTACAACTTCGACACGACCTTTCAGCTTTAAAAGCTGGCTAACTGATACCGCATAAGCTTCGGCATCTGGTGAGGTGCTTTCGATTTGTACTGTCATCATGTCCTGTTCATTCTCACGGGTCGCGATGACACGCGCCTTGGTAATCTCATCGTGATTCTGAACCAGCTGCGCAACTTGCTCGGGGCGAACAAACATTCCCTTAATCTTGGTGGTTTGGTCCGCGCGGCCCATCCAGCCCTTTATGCGCATGTTCGTGCGCCCACAGGGGCTTTGCCCAGGCATCACGGCACTAAGATCGCCTGTCGCGAACCTGATCAACGGATAGTCGGGGTTCAACGTTGTGACGATGACCTCGCCTACCTCACCTTCGGGAACCGGATCACCCGTTCCTGGGGTAACGATTTCAACGATTACACTCTCATCAACAATCATGCCTTCGGCAGCGGGCGATTCATATGCGATGTTACCCAGATCAGCCGTCGCATAGCTTTGGAGGCAGGTGATGCCGCGTGCAGCATACCATTCGCGCAGGCTAGGAAACAGAGCCCCCCCCCCAACCACAGCGCGGGTAATGCCCAAGGTCACGCCCATCTCATCCGCTTTTTCCAGAATGATCTTGAGATAATCAGGGGTGCCTGCATAGGCCGTCGTGCCGATATCACGTGCCGCAATCACCTGAAGCTCGGTCTGCCCAGTGCCTGCTGGCAGGACCGCAGCACCAACAGCACGTGCACCGCTTTCGAATATCATCCCCGCAGGCGTAAGATGGTAGCCAAAACAGTTGTGAACAATATCGCCTTTGCCAATCCCGACAGCATGAAGGAACCGCCCCATACGCCACCAATCGGGATCGTTGGAAGAGGGTTCATAAATAGGGCCTGGTGATTGGAAAACATGCGAAAACTCATGTGCAGGTTTGGTGGTAAAGTCACCAAAGGGCGCACTGGTGGCTTGTGCCTTGCCGAGCTCTGATTTGCGCAAAACAGGCAGTTGGGCCAAATCGGTGACATTACGAATAGTCGTGGGATCGACGCCAGCCAAACTCTCCGAATAGCCGCCCAATGCTTGCGCCCGCGCAACCTGTGCCGGCAACATGGCGGCAATATCCTTTGCCCGCTGCTCTGTGCTGCGGGTTTCCAAGTTGTCGAAATGGGTCATATTGCTCACTCTATCTACTCTTCAGTTTCGCGCCATTCCTAAGCCATGGCGGTTCGTTTTCTTCGCTAAACGGACACACCAAATAGCCACCCAACAGCTGCTGTCACAGCCATTGCCAGACCTCCCCAGAACACAACGCGCACCGTTGCAGGCATCATCGCGGCCCCTCCCGCTTTTGCGCCTAGGGCACCCAGCATCGCCAAAGCACAAAGCGTGGTTATGACAACGATCGGGATCAACATTGCCTGCGGCGCCAATACAGAAGCGAGCAAAGGAACCGCAGCAAAAACACTAAAGGTAATTGCAGAAGTTACGGCTGCCAGCAGCGGTTGGGCCTGTTGTGTTTCACTTAATCCCAGCTCTTCGCGAACATGGGCGGAAAGCGCGTCTTTTTCCGTCAATTCCCGTGCGACTAACGCGGCGGTTTCAGGCGATAATCCACGTTGTTCATATATCTCGGCCAACTCTTGCAGCTCACCTTCAGGATCATCTATCAACGCTTGCCGCTCACGCGCGATGTCCGCGTTTTCTAGATCGGCCTGAGACGAAACGCTTACGTATTCGCCCGCCGCCATCGACATAGCACCTGCCGCCAGTCCCGCGGCGCCGGCAATCAACACAGCGCGGTGCGACGGGTCGGCGGCCGCGACCCCAACGATGATGGAGGCGACAGAAACGATGCCGTCATTGGCGCCCATGACTGCAGCACGCAACCACGGTACACGGTCAACCAGATGCGGATCATCGCTATGTGCCGAAGGTTTCGTCACCTTATGACAACCAACGCTTACGGCGGCGATAGCTGCGTACATCGCGAAAGCTCTTGCGGCCTTCATCAGACATACCAAGGTAGAATTCTTTTACGTCTTGGTTTTCGCGCAGATCTTTGGCCGGACCATCCATAACCACGCGGCCGCTTTCAAGGATGTAACCATAGTGGGAATAGCGCAGCGCCACGTTTGTGTTCTGCTCAGCCAACAGGAAGGTCACGCCTTCCTTTTCGTTGATCTCTTTTACGATCTCGAAAATCTGTTCAACCAGCTGTGGCGCCAGACCCATCGAGGGTTCGTCCAGCAAAATGGTCTCTGGTCGGCTCATCAGCGCGCGGCCAACGGCGCACATCTGCTGCTCCCCACCCGAGGTATAGCCAGCCTGCGATTTGCGGCGTTCGCGCAAGCGGGGGAAATAGTTATATACCATCTCGAGGTCGGCAGCGATTGCACCCTTGCCGTCTGTGCGTGTGTAGGAACCCGTCAACAGGTTTTCCTCAACCGTCAGGTGCTCAAAGCAGTGACGCCCTTCCATCACCTGCACAACACCCTTTTTAACCGTCTCGGCGGGATCCTGATGTTGGATCAGACCGCCACGATATTTGATCGAGCCTTTGGTGACTTCTCCGCGTTCCGAGGCCAACAGCCCCGAGATCGCCTTGAGCGTCGTCGTCTTGCCCGCGCCGTTACCACCAAGCAACGCGGTAATGCCGCCCTTGGGCACGTTCAGGCTCACGCCCTTCAGCACAAGAATCACGTGGTTATAGATCACTTCGATGTTGTTCACTTCGAGCAGATTTTCGACCTGCACCTCGGTGGGGTTTGCGTCCAACATGTCCCTTGTACCCTTCTGGAAATTCTAGAAAATCTCTGGCCACTACAGATGTAGCAGCCAGAGAAGAGCGGCTTACTTACAGCCAGCTTCGATTTTGTTTTCCGCCGCATATGCTGCGGAATCTTCGGTGATCAGCGGCCCGATTACTTCGTTGTCGCTTGCGGAAAACTCGGAAATCAGGCTCCACGTTTTTGCGGATGCATCCCACTGGGTCACACCAACAAGGCCGTCACCACCGTGGTTCTGGCAGGACACTTTGAAGGAAGGACCAAAGTTCGGCAGACCAAGGGCCGCCATCTTTTCTTCGGTCATTTCCAGTGCTTCCATGCCATCACGCATCATTGCTGGGGTGATATCCATTTCGCCGTGGATTTCCTGAGCTGTCTTCACAGCTTCTGCTGCCAGCATCGCCGCATAAAGGCCGCGGTTGTACAAAACGGTACCGATCTGGTCGCCAGCGCCAGCTGCTTTGCCAGTGTCAACAACATGCTTTTTGATGTCGTCGAAGACAGGGAAATCATCGCCCACACCGTGGAACGTCAGCGCCTTATAGCCGTTGGCCGCTGCGCCAGCTGCCAGAACGTCGTTTTCAGAACCAGACCACCAGATGCCAATGAAGTTTTCCATTGGGAAGCGGATGTTTGCAGCTTCTTGAACCGCAACTTGGTTCATCACACCCCAACCATACATGATCACATAGTCAGGCTTGTCGCGGCGAATTTGCAGCCACTGTGATTTCTGCTCCTGACCTGGGTGGTCAACTGGAACGCCTTTGAATTCGAAACCGTGCTTTGCTGACAGCTCTTCCAGGGTACGGATTGGCTCCTTACCGTAGGCCGAGTTGTGATACACGAGCGCAACTTTTTTGCCCTTCAGATCGCCACCGTTTTCGCCCAGCAGATAGTTGATCGCACCGGACGCGCCGTTCCAGTAGTTCGCAGGATAGTTGAACGTGTGGCTGAACACTTCACCGTTTGCAGCAGATGTACGGCCATAGCCCATCGTGTGCATCGGGATATTGTCAGCCGTTGTTTTTGGGATCAGCTGGTATGTGATACCAGTGGAAAGCGGTTGATACACAAGCGAGCCTTCGCCCTTTGTGCTCTCGTAGCATTCAACGCCCTTTTCGGTGTTATAACCGGTTTCGCATTCCAAAACGCGCGTCGCTACGCCGCCGATGCCACCGTCACGCTCGTTGAGCATGGTGAAATAATCAGCGTAACCATCAGCAAACGGGATGCCGCCAGCAGCGTATGGACCAGTGCGATAGCTAAGTGACGGGAATACAAGGTCCGCCATTACGGGGCTTGCTGCCATCAGGGCCGCTACGGCCATTGTACCTAGTTTATATTTCATCGGTGTTTCCTCCCTTGGATGTAATCCGACTAGTTTTTTTGGGCGGGGTTCTCCCCGTCTCCGATTTTTGCGACCTCCCCGCCTTAGTGCGGGAACGGCCACAGTCTTAATTTCTCTTTGGCCACGCGCCATAGCTGGGCGATGCCGTGCGGCTCTGCGATGAGGAACACGATAATCAGTGCGCCAACAATCACCAGCTGCAAATGTGCCACGATATCCGTGGGCCAACCCAACCAATCAACACCCACGACCTTCAGAACAACAGGCAGAACAACAAGGAACGCCGCGCCAGCGAAAGAACCAAAGATGCTGCCCAATCCGCCGATGATGATCATGAACAGAACGAGGAAGGATTTAGTGATGCCAAAGGCTTCGCCAACTTCGACCGCGCCCAGATAAACAGCAAAGAAGAGCGCGCCAGAAACCCCGATAAAGAAGGAAGAGACGGCGAAGGCTGTTAGCTTTGCCCGCAGTGGGTTTACGCCAATGATCTCGGCCGCGATGTCCATATCACGGATTGCCATCCACTTACGCCCCGCCGAGCCGCGCGTCAGGTTGCGGGCCACATAGGCACAGATGATCGTAAAGAAGAGGCAGAACAGATAGGCTGCCCATGGCGCCACGGAAGGCCCCGTAATCAGGATGCCGAACATGCTGCGCTCTGGCGCGCTGATCTGGCCCGATGCCGAGTAGTTGTAGAACCACGCAACACGGTTGAACAACCAGACAAGGAAGAACTGCGCAGCCAGCGTCGCAACGGCAAGGTAGAACCCTTTGATCCGCAAACTAGGAAGGCCGAACAAAACCCCGACAACCGCAGTCATCACGCCGCCCATCAAGACTGACAAAAAGATGTTGAGCTCTGGCAGCCTGAACAGCAGTTCGCCTCCCCACCAGATATCAATACCCGTCATGAATTTGTAACAGCTATACGCGCCCACAGCCATGAAACCGCCGGTTCCCAAAGACACCTGACCGCAATACCCAACAAGAATGTTCAGCCCCAGCGCCGCGATCGCGTAGATCAGGAATGGCAGCAGTAGGGAGTTCACCCAATAGTCGTTCACCACAAACGGGATCACAACGATCGCGATAAAGAGAACAACGTAATAGCGATACCGGTCAAACTTGATCGGGAACGTCTGTTGGTCGTCAGCGTAGGTCGTACTAAAATCGCCTGCTTCACGGTAGAACATTAGCTTACCTCCGCCAAAATCGATGGTCTGTGTCGTTGAATAGAGAAAAGAGAACCTACGGTTACTGAACCGATGTAATCATTAAACACGCTCAATGATCTTCTCCCCGAATAGGCCCTGTGGACGGAAGACGAGGAAGACCAGCGCCAACATATAAGCAAACCAGTTTTCTGTCGCACCGCCAAGGAATGGCGCACCGATCAGGAATTCGAACAACTTCTCACCCACACCGATGATCAGTCCACCCACGATGGCACCCGGGATCGAGGTAAACCCACCCAACATCAGAACTGGCAGAGCTTTCAAAGCGATTAGCGAGAGCGAGAATTGAACACCCGATTTCGCGCCCCACATGATCCCTGCAACCAAGGCAACGAACCCCGCCAGCGACCAAACCAGAACCCAGATAAAGTTCAGCGAGACACCAACGGACAGGGCCGCTTGGTGGTCATCAGCAACCGCACGCATTGCGCGGCCTTGCTTGGTGTATTGTGCGAACATCACCAGCCCAGCGACCAAGAGGATCGCGATCACACTCGCCACGATGTCTAGGTTGTCGATGAAGAACCCATAGCCGAACGCCTCATAGGTTGTCCCCTCAAGCCACATGTTCATACCCTGTGGCAAACAAGCGCCCTCAGCAGCACAGACATTCAGCGCCTTCAGCTCGGAACCCCACATCAGGTCAGCAACACCTTCAAGGAAATATGCCAGACCGATGGTCGCCATGAACAGGATGATCGGCTCTTGGCCAACCAGATGCTTGAAAACAAACCGCTGCACGGCCCACGCCAACGCAATCATCACAACCACGGTTAAAGCAATCGCGAGGAACGAATGAACGTGCCATCCGAATTTGTGCACCTCTGTGCCAAATATCGCGTTAATCAAATGCGCAAACGGCACCTGCCCATTCTGAATGCCTACCAGCGTCATCGCCGCAAAAAGCGCCATAACACCTTGGGCATAGTTGAAAATACCGGACGCCTTGTAGATCAAGACAAATCCAAGTGCGACAAGCGCGTAAAGCACCCCTGCCATCAATCCGTTGAGGAAAACCTCAATTGTAAAAGCCAGTTGCTCGTTCATGACACAACTCCCCAAATATCAATCATGTGCCACACCCAAATACGCATCAATCACCTCTTGGTTGTTGCGCACTTCGTCCGGAGTACCGTCGCCAATCTTTTTGCCGTAATCCATCACAACCACGCGGTCGCTTAGATCCATAACAACGCCCATGTCGTGTTCGATCAGCGCGATTGTGGTGCCAAATTCATCGTTCACATCCAGAATAAAGCGGCTCATGTCCTCTTTTTCCTCAACGTTCATGCCTGCCATCGGTTCATCCAACAGCAGCAAGGAAGGCTCGGCCGCTAATGCGCGCGCCAGCTCAACCCGTTTTTTCAAACCATAAGGAAGGCGCGCAACGGGCGTCTTTCGGATCGCTTGAATCTCAAGGAAGTCGATGATCTTTTCCGCGATTTCGCGGTTTTCGACCTCTTCTTTTTCGGCCGAACCGCGCCAGAATGTCTGCGCCAACATGCTGCTTTTCATATGGGTCAAACGGCCAGTCATCACGTTGTCCAGAACGCTCATCCCCTCAAAAAGGGCGATGTTCTGGAACGTTCGCGCAATCCCTTGCTGTGCCACCTGAAACGGTTTCATCGCTGGGCGCGGTGCACCGCGGTACCAGACCGAACCTTCCTGCGGAACATAAAACCCCGAGATGACATTCAGCATCGAAGACTTACCAGCGCCGTTCGGCCCGATAATCGCGCGAATTTCACCTTCACGGATGTCGAACGAAATGTCTTTGATCGCTTCTACACCACCAAACCTCAGGGTGATGTTCTTCATTTCCATGACAACAGGACCAATCGTGCGCCCGTCTTCGGTCACATAGCTTTCTGCGTTATCCTTCACGCGATGCCCCCCTGCTTCATTCGTTTAGTCATTTTCAATGTACCCTTGCGGGATGGTGGGCGGGGCGTCGGCAGGGCCGCGCGTCGATCCATCATCATTCCGCCGCCATTTTGTGCGCCACTGGCATCACTTTCGCGTCACGTACTTCCAGCGTCGCTTTGATCGATCCCTTGCGCCCATCTTCATAGGTCACTTCAGTCTCGGTGCTCACGCTGTCCGATCCATCATAAAGTGCCGCAATGATATCGTCGTATTTTTCTTCGATAATCCGGCGGCGCACTTTCCGTGTCCGCGTCAGCTCTCCGTCATCTGCGTCCAGCTCTTTGTGCAGGACAACAAACCGATGAATCTGACAGCCTGACAGCATTTCATCTTCGGCGACGCTTTCATTCACGGCTTCGACGTGTTCCTGAATCTGTGCCATTACCTGTGGGTGACGCGCCAGCTCCTGATAGGATGCATAGCCGATGTTGTTACGTTCGGCCCAGTTGCCAACGGCAGTCAGATCAATATTGATGAATGCGGTGCACTGTTCTTTGCCGTTCCCAAACACCACAGCTTCCAGAATATTCGGGAAGAACTTGAGTTTGTTCTCAACGTATTTTGGCGCAAACAGTGAACCATCGGCCATTTTGCCAACGTCTTTCGCACGGTCAATAATGCGTAAATGCCCTGAGTCTGGCTCAACAAACCCAGCATCACCTGTCGCAACCCAGCCTTCAGGGTCCTTTGTGTCTGCCGTGCTTTCTGGGTTCTTATAGTACTCTACAAACACACCAGGTGAGCGGTAAAATACCTCGCCATTGTCTGCGATCTTCAGCTCAACACCAGGGCATGTGACCCCAACCGTATCACTACGCACCTGCCCGTCTGGCTGTGCAGTAATGAAAACAGT contains:
- a CDS encoding branched-chain amino acid ABC transporter permease yields the protein MNEQLAFTIEVFLNGLMAGVLYALVALGFVLIYKASGIFNYAQGVMALFAAMTLVGIQNGQVPFAHLINAIFGTEVHKFGWHVHSFLAIALTVVVMIALAWAVQRFVFKHLVGQEPIILFMATIGLAYFLEGVADLMWGSELKALNVCAAEGACLPQGMNMWLEGTTYEAFGYGFFIDNLDIVASVIAILLVAGLVMFAQYTKQGRAMRAVADDHQAALSVGVSLNFIWVLVWSLAGFVALVAGIMWGAKSGVQFSLSLIALKALPVLMLGGFTSIPGAIVGGLIIGVGEKLFEFLIGAPFLGGATENWFAYMLALVFLVFRPQGLFGEKIIERV
- a CDS encoding ABC transporter substrate-binding protein, whose amino-acid sequence is MKYKLGTMAVAALMAASPVMADLVFPSLSYRTGPYAAGGIPFADGYADYFTMLNERDGGIGGVATRVLECETGYNTEKGVECYESTKGEGSLVYQPLSTGITYQLIPKTTADNIPMHTMGYGRTSAANGEVFSHTFNYPANYWNGASGAINYLLGENGGDLKGKKVALVYHNSAYGKEPIRTLEELSAKHGFEFKGVPVDHPGQEQKSQWLQIRRDKPDYVIMYGWGVMNQVAVQEAANIRFPMENFIGIWWSGSENDVLAAGAAANGYKALTFHGVGDDFPVFDDIKKHVVDTGKAAGAGDQIGTVLYNRGLYAAMLAAEAVKTAQEIHGEMDITPAMMRDGMEALEMTEEKMAALGLPNFGPSFKVSCQNHGGDGLVGVTQWDASAKTWSLISEFSASDNEVIGPLITEDSAAYAAENKIEAGCK
- a CDS encoding ABC transporter ATP-binding protein — translated: MEMKNITLRFGGVEAIKDISFDIREGEIRAIIGPNGAGKSSMLNVISGFYVPQEGSVWYRGAPRPAMKPFQVAQQGIARTFQNIALFEGMSVLDNVMTGRLTHMKSSMLAQTFWRGSAEKEEVENREIAEKIIDFLEIQAIRKTPVARLPYGLKKRVELARALAAEPSLLLLDEPMAGMNVEEKEDMSRFILDVNDEFGTTIALIEHDMGVVMDLSDRVVVMDYGKKIGDGTPDEVRNNQEVIDAYLGVAHD
- a CDS encoding branched-chain amino acid ABC transporter permease gives rise to the protein MFYREAGDFSTTYADDQQTFPIKFDRYRYYVVLFIAIVVIPFVVNDYWVNSLLLPFLIYAIAALGLNILVGYCGQVSLGTGGFMAVGAYSCYKFMTGIDIWWGGELLFRLPELNIFLSVLMGGVMTAVVGVLFGLPSLRIKGFYLAVATLAAQFFLVWLFNRVAWFYNYSASGQISAPERSMFGILITGPSVAPWAAYLFCLFFTIICAYVARNLTRGSAGRKWMAIRDMDIAAEIIGVNPLRAKLTAFAVSSFFIGVSGALFFAVYLGAVEVGEAFGITKSFLVLFMIIIGGLGSIFGSFAGAAFLVVLPVVLKVVGVDWLGWPTDIVAHLQLVIVGALIIVFLIAEPHGIAQLWRVAKEKLRLWPFPH
- a CDS encoding VIT1/CCC1 transporter family protein, coding for MYAAIAAVSVGCHKVTKPSAHSDDPHLVDRVPWLRAAVMGANDGIVSVASIIVGVAAADPSHRAVLIAGAAGLAAGAMSMAAGEYVSVSSQADLENADIARERQALIDDPEGELQELAEIYEQRGLSPETAALVARELTEKDALSAHVREELGLSETQQAQPLLAAVTSAITFSVFAAVPLLASVLAPQAMLIPIVVITTLCALAMLGALGAKAGGAAMMPATVRVVFWGGLAMAVTAAVGWLFGVSV
- a CDS encoding ABC transporter ATP-binding protein produces the protein MLDANPTEVQVENLLEVNNIEVIYNHVILVLKGVSLNVPKGGITALLGGNGAGKTTTLKAISGLLASERGEVTKGSIKYRGGLIQHQDPAETVKKGVVQVMEGRHCFEHLTVEENLLTGSYTRTDGKGAIAADLEMVYNYFPRLRERRKSQAGYTSGGEQQMCAVGRALMSRPETILLDEPSMGLAPQLVEQIFEIVKEINEKEGVTFLLAEQNTNVALRYSHYGYILESGRVVMDGPAKDLRENQDVKEFYLGMSDEGRKSFRDVRSYRRRKRWLS